From the genome of Bubalus bubalis isolate 160015118507 breed Murrah chromosome 2, NDDB_SH_1, whole genome shotgun sequence, one region includes:
- the SNRNP48 gene encoding U11/U12 small nuclear ribonucleoprotein 48 kDa protein — translation MEAELPPVEERRRLREELSEFVESCRRTLEEVTASLGWSLDRLEPGEEAAAAEDEVVICPYDSNHHMPRSSLAKHMVSCRLRKLGYTKEEEDKMYNSDFFYENANVPSITLSKDSQFQIIKQARAAVGNDGDYYNQRVYSSLPVEVPLNHKRFVCDLTQADRLALYDFVVEETKKKRSDSQIIENDSDLFVDLAAKVNQDNSRKSPKSYLEILAEVRDYKRRRQSYRAKNVHITKKSYTEVIRDVINVHMEELSSHWQEEQEKEVDGADKSEERRSASVDSRHSGGSHLDGECSRHRRDRSRSPHRRKRNKDKDRGWDSRRRKERDGERHHSHKRRKQKM, via the exons ATGGAGGCTGAGCTTCCCCCGGTGGAAGAGCGACGGCGGCTGCGGGAGGAGCTCAGCGAGTTCGTGGAGAGCTGCCGCCGGACACTGGAGGAGGTGACGGCGTCGCTGGGCTGGAGCCTGGACCGGCTGGAGCCcggggaggaggcggcggcggccgag GATGAAGTTGTGATATGCCCGTACGATTCCAATCACCACATGCCTAGATCGTCTTTAGCAAAGCACATGGTGTCTTGTAGATTGAGGAAACTGGGCTACACCAAGGAGGAAGAG gATAAAATGTATAATTCTGACTTTTTCTATGAGAATGCGAACGTACCTTCAATTACTTTGA gtaAGGACTCACAATTCCAGATAATTAAACAAGCGAGAGCTGCAGTTGGAAATGATGGTGATTATTATAATCAAA GGGTGTATTCTTCATTGCCTGTTGAAGTTCCTCTGAATCACAAACGGTTTGTTTGTGATCTCACTCAAGCCGATCGTCTTGCTCTCTACGATTTTGTAGtcgaggaaacaaagaaaaaacgcTCAGATTCTCAAATTATCGAAAATGACAGCGATCTCTTTGTAGACTTGGCTGCCAAAGTCAATCAAG ATAATAGTCGAAAAAGTCCAAAATCTTACCTTGAAATCCTGGCAGAAGTGAGAGATTACAAAAGAAGACGCCAGTCCTATAGAGCTAAGAACGTTCACATAACCAAGAAGTCATACACCGAG GTGATCCGGGACGTGATCAACGTGCACATGGAGGAGCTGAGCAGCCACtggcaggaggagcaggagaaggaggtggatGGGGCGGACAA GAGTGAAGAAAGACGATCGGCCTCAGTGGACTCGAGGCATTCCGGGGGGAGCCATCTGGACGGCGAGTGTTCACGGCATAGGCGGGACCGAAGTCGGAGCCCACACAGGcggaaaagaaataaggacaaggACAGAGGCTGGGACTCccggagaaggaaggagag GGATGGGGAAAGACATCACAGtcacaaaagaagaaagcaaaaaatgtAA